Proteins co-encoded in one Papaver somniferum cultivar HN1 chromosome 5, ASM357369v1, whole genome shotgun sequence genomic window:
- the LOC113278208 gene encoding nucleolar transcription factor 1-like, with product MFYLLQDMDFWHVLPNFQSQIISDPRESEWDTSDSNAEDNPLHKYPDEVSSSEEETEEEEDEDDEDEDEDEDEDGVTCVNGFRELDEFRKTKTLHSSEDEYSYEDGDEEETLADDDEDDD from the exons ATGTTTTATCTCCTACAGGACATGGACTTTTGGCACGTCTTACCAAATTTTCAATCGCAGATTATATCAGATCCTAGA GAATCTGAGTGGGATACCAGTGATTCAAATG CTGAAGATAATCCACTGCATAAATACCCAGATGAGGTGTCGTCGTCAGAAGAAGAAACTGAGGAAGAGGAAGACGAAGACGAcgaggatgaagatgaggatgaggatgaggatggTGTGACCTGTGTCAATGGCTTCAGAGAACTTGACGAGTTCCGTAAAACCAAGACTCTCCACAGTTCTGAAGACGAGTACTCGTATGAAGAcggagatgaagaagagacattagctgatgatgatgaggatgacgaTTAG